Proteins encoded within one genomic window of Bacteroidota bacterium:
- a CDS encoding O-antigen ligase family protein, with the protein MSIIQQVNHKNIYFFGLVLLSIALPTSLFLMSISQFILMINWLWEANFRNKIQVLKNRKGVLLIISIFILHIVGLIYSTDLKYAINDIRIKLPLLILPLVIGTSENLDSKKLKILFLFLISSVTISAFISSAALFGLIDVEINDIRDISLFISHIRFALLVNMSIFSLWYFLFFDRSKISLFEKILYSIISIWLFVFLFLLQSLTGIAIVFILGTILFCVWISYRKLMFAKFFAVAIVVFLITFAGVYLRNCIVSFYEIEEIDTKKLEKRTANGNLYSHNYKSNQIENGNFVELYICNKELGKEWNQKSEYKFDGLDKKNQEIKYTLIRYLSSLGLRKDSTGISKLSKSDISMIENGYANHIFKNKFSIYPRIYQVIWEFDYYINGGNPSGHSVTQRLEYLKVGIVIIKNNFLIGVGTGDVQNSFDIQYEKSNSILQKKYRRRAHNQFVTFFIAFGLLGFLWIMFAIIYPIIIEKKYRNYFFLIFILIVLVSFLNEDTLETQAGITFFTFFYSLLMFGISEDYLLSKKN; encoded by the coding sequence ATGAGCATTATTCAACAAGTTAATCATAAAAATATATATTTCTTTGGTTTAGTTCTACTTTCAATAGCTTTGCCTACTTCCTTGTTTTTGATGAGCATTTCTCAATTTATTTTAATGATAAATTGGTTGTGGGAAGCTAATTTTAGAAATAAAATTCAGGTATTAAAAAATCGAAAAGGTGTACTATTAATTATTTCAATATTTATTTTACATATTGTTGGATTGATATATTCTACCGATTTGAAATATGCAATAAACGATATTAGAATAAAACTTCCACTCTTAATTTTACCTTTGGTAATAGGCACTTCAGAAAATCTTGATAGCAAGAAACTAAAGATTCTATTTCTGTTTTTGATAAGTTCTGTAACGATAAGTGCTTTTATTAGTAGCGCTGCATTGTTTGGTCTGATAGATGTTGAAATTAATGATATTCGGGATATCTCATTATTTATTTCACATATAAGATTTGCACTGCTTGTAAATATGTCAATTTTTTCTTTGTGGTATTTTTTGTTTTTCGATAGGTCGAAAATTTCACTGTTTGAGAAGATTTTATATTCAATAATATCTATCTGGCTTTTTGTTTTTCTATTTCTTCTTCAATCTTTAACCGGAATTGCAATAGTTTTTATTTTAGGAACCATACTTTTTTGTGTTTGGATTAGCTACAGAAAATTGATGTTTGCCAAATTTTTTGCAGTTGCAATTGTTGTTTTTTTAATAACATTTGCCGGTGTTTATCTAAGAAATTGTATAGTCAGCTTTTATGAAATTGAGGAAATTGATACTAAGAAACTTGAAAAACGAACTGCTAATGGAAATTTATATTCTCATAATTATAAAAGTAATCAAATAGAAAATGGAAATTTTGTAGAACTCTATATTTGCAATAAAGAATTGGGTAAGGAATGGAATCAAAAAAGCGAATATAAATTTGACGGATTAGATAAGAAGAATCAAGAAATTAAATACACTTTAATCAGATATTTATCTTCGCTTGGATTGCGAAAAGATTCAACAGGAATTAGTAAATTGAGCAAATCTGATATATCAATGATTGAAAATGGTTACGCAAATCATATTTTTAAAAATAAGTTCAGCATTTATCCACGAATTTATCAGGTGATCTGGGAATTTGATTATTATATTAATGGTGGAAATCCGAGTGGTCATTCGGTAACCCAACGATTAGAATATTTGAAAGTTGGAATCGTAATCATCAAAAATAATTTTTTGATTGGAGTGGGAACTGGCGATGTCCAGAATTCTTTCGATATTCAGTACGAAAAATCAAATTCTATTTTGCAAAAAAAGTACAGAAGAAGAGCTCATAATCAGTTTGTTACTTTTTTTATAGCTTTCGGACTGTTAGGTTTTTTATGGATAATGTTTGCAATTATTTATCCTATAATTATTGAAAAAAAATACAGAAATTATTTCTTCCTAATTTTTATTTTAATCGTTTTAGTTTCATTTTTAAATGAAGATACTCTTGAAACTCAAGCCGGAATTACATTTTTTACATTTTTTTACTCGCTTCTCATGTTTGGAATATCGGAAGATTATTTGTTGAGCAAAAAAAATTGA
- a CDS encoding ribose-phosphate pyrophosphokinase, translating into MKGQLRPPIKLFAGSASIEIAENIAKSFGTKLGKVDILRFSDGEFQPFFEETVRGAHVFIIQSTIPPTDNLFELLLMIDAAKRASAYKIAAVIPYFGFARQDRKDKARCSIGSKLVSNLLEAAGISRIITLDLHADQIQGYFEVPIDHLYGSSIFVPYIRSLKLDDLVIAAPDMGGAKRSNVYAKFLKTPLVFTHKSREENHKIGEMTVVGNVKNKNVIIIDDMIDTASTVCKASEIMTKKGAKSVRVIASHAVLSGNAYENINNSSLTEVIVTDSIKLKKQSSKIKIISIANIFASVINNVIDHKSISNIFIASENNQD; encoded by the coding sequence ATGAAAGGGCAACTACGCCCACCTATAAAGCTTTTTGCTGGTAGTGCATCAATAGAAATTGCAGAAAATATTGCGAAAAGTTTTGGCACAAAACTTGGCAAGGTTGATATTTTACGCTTTAGTGATGGTGAATTTCAACCATTTTTCGAAGAAACTGTTCGTGGTGCTCATGTATTCATTATTCAATCGACTATACCACCGACCGACAATTTATTTGAACTTTTGCTGATGATTGACGCTGCAAAAAGAGCTTCGGCTTACAAAATTGCAGCAGTTATTCCTTATTTTGGTTTTGCACGACAAGACAGAAAAGACAAAGCAAGATGTTCTATTGGATCCAAACTGGTTTCAAATTTGCTTGAAGCTGCAGGTATTTCCCGTATAATTACTTTAGATTTGCATGCAGACCAGATTCAAGGTTATTTTGAAGTACCAATCGATCATTTGTACGGATCGTCAATTTTTGTTCCATATATTAGATCGCTCAAGTTAGACGATCTGGTTATTGCAGCACCAGATATGGGAGGTGCAAAACGTTCAAATGTTTACGCAAAATTCTTGAAAACTCCTTTGGTTTTTACTCACAAATCGAGAGAAGAAAATCATAAAATCGGGGAGATGACAGTAGTCGGAAATGTAAAAAATAAAAATGTTATTATTATTGATGACATGATAGATACGGCAAGCACTGTGTGTAAAGCTTCTGAAATTATGACAAAAAAAGGCGCCAAAAGTGTTAGAGTAATTGCTTCTCATGCTGTTCTTTCTGGCAATGCTTATGAAAATATTAATAATTCTTCCTTGACAGAAGTTATAGTTACCGATTCAATTAAGCTAAAAAAACAATCTTCAAAAATTAAGATTATTTCTATTGCCAATATTTTTGCTTCAGTAATAAATAATGTAATAGATCATAAATCTATTAGTAATATTTTTATTGCTTCGGAAAACAATCAGGATTAG